One genomic window of Coffea eugenioides isolate CCC68of chromosome 1, Ceug_1.0, whole genome shotgun sequence includes the following:
- the LOC113781575 gene encoding la-related protein 6A, producing MEAEGVPIPSMSASHPPTSDDHPDFSPAGSPDLADEQHQQLLMPSDQPAVTLSDDLRDKIIKQVEYYFSDENLPADKFLMKYVSKDKDGYVPIGVVASFKKMKKLTRDTSLIVSALRQSSLLVVSNSGKKVKRVQPLPSTEAKDPMLCTVLVENLPDDHSVENLQMVFGVAGNIKHITLRDPHAARESRKVTTAEKLLSGKLHALVEYDTVEAAEKAVAHLNNEQDWRYGLRVKLLKKKTKEVGKKVWREVDAEKNIVQASNTAVEEENNDSSDHHDDSHDEEEGDHLTKDKSGEHPRKEKNGDHLHKENNGQRNRHRGRGRRQKYHGTNGHGHGTPPSSHVEPSKPPPGPKMPDGTRGFTMGRGRPLVSNAI from the exons atggAGGCTGAAGGAGTTCCCATACCCTCCATGTCTGCATCTCATCCACCGACTTCCGATGATCATCCTGATTTCTCACCGGCCGGATCTCCTGACCTCGCCGACGAACAGCACCAGCAGCTTCTGATGCCCTCCGATCAGCCTGCTGTCACTCTTTCCGATGATCTCCGCGACAAAATCATTAAGCAG GTGGAGTACTACTTTAGTGATGAAAATTTACCTGCAGACAAGTTTTTGATGAAGTATGTGAGTAAAGACAAGGATGGCTATG TTCCTATTGGAGTTGTGGCTTCTttcaaaaaaatgaagaagctTACAAGAGACACATCCTTGATAGTGTCTGCACTCAGGCAATCTTCTCTTCTT GTTGTTAGTAACAGTGGGAAGAAGGTGAAACGAGTTCAACCTCTTCCATCAACTGAGGCCAAGGACCCAATG CTTTGCACTGTTTTGGTGGAAAATTTACCTGATGATCACTCTGTGGAGAATCTTCAGATGGTATTTGGTGTAGCTGGAAA TATAAAGCACATCACACTTCGTGATCCGCATGCTGCAAGGGAGTCCAGAAAAGTAACAACTGCAGAGAAGCTGCTTAGTGGTAAG TTGCATGCTCTTGTGGAGTACGACACAGTGGAGGCTGCAGAAAAAGCT GTGGCTCATTTAAATAATGAGCAGGATTGGCGATATGGCCTGCGGGTCAAACTTTTAAAGAAAAAG ACCAAAGAAGTCGGGAAAAAAGTATGGAGGGAAGTCGATGCTGAGAAGAACATTGTCCAAGCATCTAATACAGCTGTAGAAGAGGAAAACAATGATTCAAGTGATCACCATGATGATTCTCATGATGAAGAG GAGGGGGATCACTTAACAAAGGATAAAAGTGGGGAACACCCacgaaaggaaaagaatgggGACCATCTGCACAAAGAGAATAATGGTCAAAGGAATCGACATCGAGGGCGTGGAAGGAGACAGAAATATCATGGCACAAATGGACATG GCCATGGAACACCACCTTCGAGTCATGTTGAGCCCTCGAAGCCACCACCAGGCCCGAAAATGCCGGATGGTACCAGAGGATTTACCATGGGGCGAGGCCGACCTCTGGTGTCAAATGCAATCTAA